A genomic window from Silene latifolia isolate original U9 population chromosome Y, ASM4854445v1, whole genome shotgun sequence includes:
- the LOC141633481 gene encoding uncharacterized protein LOC141633481 isoform X1 has product MWGRSASFIYDSQQQKKLDLQQQQYDDVSYSPSPPTSMTEISLPNPNPDLSAYYQTRAAHHAVVTSDWLTQAQAAVSGDTTEPTVDEGVGGGGGGGVGGGRGKEGKSVVDEFNSWRKQPDLAEAVAAIRALASVIRFSDATTMMELEIELKKASDSLKSWDATSISLTAACDLFMRYVTRTSALEYEDFNSARSRLMERAEKFGEISYKARKIIAMLSQDFIFDGCTILVHGFSRVVLDVLKTAAQNKKSFRVFCTEGRPDRTGLRFSNEMAKLNVPVKLLIDSAVAYSMDEVDMVFVGADGVVESGGIINMMGTYQIALVAHSMNKPVYVAAESYKFARLYPLDQKDMAPALRPIDFGVPVPSKVEIEKSARDYTPPQYLTLLFTDLGVLTPSVANNFILKNHHIQL; this is encoded by the exons ATGTGGGGAAGATCAGCTTCATTCATCTACGAcagccaacaacaaaaaaaactcgacctccaacaacaacaatacgaCGACGTTTCATACTCTCCGTCTCCTCCTACCTCTATGACAGAAATCTCCCTCCCAAACCCTAACCCTGATTTATCCGCGTATTATCAAACTAGGGCGGCGCACCACGCCGTCGTCACTAGCGATTGGCTCACACAAGCTCAGGCCGCCGTCTCCGGCGATACGACGGAACCGACGGTGGATGAAGGCGTCGGAGGTGGAGGAGGTGGTGGTGTAGGTGGAGGAAGGGGGAAGGAAGGGAAGAGTGTGGTGGATGAGTTTAATAGTTGGAGGAAACAGCCGGATTTAGCGGAGGCGGTTGCAGCGATACGAGCGTTGGCGTCGGTTATTAGGTTTAGTGATGCTACTACTATGATGGAGCTTGAGATTGAGCTCAAGAAAGCTTCTGATTCTCTCAAG TCATGGGATGCAACATCCATATCATTAACCGCTGCTTGTGATCTGTTCATGCGATATGTAACCAGAACATCAGCCTTAGAGTATGAGGATTTCAATTCTGCTAGATCTCGTTTGATGGAGCGTGCTGAGAAGTTTGGGGAGATATCTTACAAG GCACGAAAAATTATAGCAATGCTTAGCCAAGACTTCATATTTGATGGATGCACCATTTTGGTTCATGGTTTCTCTCGAGTTGTTCTAGATGTGTTGAAGACTGCAGCACAAAACAAAAAGTCATTTCGGGTTTTCTGCACAG AGGGAAGACCGGACAGGACAGGGCTGCGTTTCTCGAATGAAATGGCGAAGCTAAATGTTCCTGTAAAACTCCTAATTGACTCAGCAGTTGCATATTCTATGGATGAAGTTGACATGGTCTTTGTTGGGGCAGACGGCGTGGTTGAAAGTGGAGGAATTATTAACATGATGGGAACTTACCAGATTGCATTGGTAGCGCACAGCATGAATAAACCAGTATATGTTGCTGCTGAAAGTTACAAG TTTGCTCGCCTCTATCCTCTCGACCAAAAAGACATGGCTCCCGCCTTGCGCCCTATTGATTTCGGTGTGCCAGTCCCATCCAAGGTTGAGATCGAAAAGTCTGCCCGAGACTATACCCCACCTCAATATCTTACCCTGCTGTTCACAGACCTAGGTGTTCTTACACCATCTGTG GCAAACAACTTTATCCTAAAGAATCACCACATCCAGCTTTGA
- the LOC141633481 gene encoding uncharacterized protein LOC141633481 isoform X3, with the protein MWGRSASFIYDSQQQKKLDLQQQQYDDVSYSPSPPTSMTEISLPNPNPDLSAYYQTRAAHHAVVTSDWLTQAQAAVSGDTTEPTVDEGVGGGGGGGVGGGRGKEGKSVVDEFNSWRKQPDLAEAVAAIRALASVIRFSDATTMMELEIELKKASDSLKSWDATSISLTAACDLFMRYVTRTSALEYEDFNSARSRLMERAEKFGEISYKARKIIAMLSQDFIFDGCTILVHGFSRVVLDVLKTAAQNKKSFRVFCTEGRPDRTGLRFSNEMAKLNVPVKLLIDSAVAYSMDEVDMVFVGADGVVESGGIINMMGTYQIALVAHSMNKPVYVAAESYKFARLYPLDQKDMAPALRPIDFGVPVPSKVEIEKSARDYTPPQYLTLLFTDLGVLTPSVV; encoded by the exons ATGTGGGGAAGATCAGCTTCATTCATCTACGAcagccaacaacaaaaaaaactcgacctccaacaacaacaatacgaCGACGTTTCATACTCTCCGTCTCCTCCTACCTCTATGACAGAAATCTCCCTCCCAAACCCTAACCCTGATTTATCCGCGTATTATCAAACTAGGGCGGCGCACCACGCCGTCGTCACTAGCGATTGGCTCACACAAGCTCAGGCCGCCGTCTCCGGCGATACGACGGAACCGACGGTGGATGAAGGCGTCGGAGGTGGAGGAGGTGGTGGTGTAGGTGGAGGAAGGGGGAAGGAAGGGAAGAGTGTGGTGGATGAGTTTAATAGTTGGAGGAAACAGCCGGATTTAGCGGAGGCGGTTGCAGCGATACGAGCGTTGGCGTCGGTTATTAGGTTTAGTGATGCTACTACTATGATGGAGCTTGAGATTGAGCTCAAGAAAGCTTCTGATTCTCTCAAG TCATGGGATGCAACATCCATATCATTAACCGCTGCTTGTGATCTGTTCATGCGATATGTAACCAGAACATCAGCCTTAGAGTATGAGGATTTCAATTCTGCTAGATCTCGTTTGATGGAGCGTGCTGAGAAGTTTGGGGAGATATCTTACAAG GCACGAAAAATTATAGCAATGCTTAGCCAAGACTTCATATTTGATGGATGCACCATTTTGGTTCATGGTTTCTCTCGAGTTGTTCTAGATGTGTTGAAGACTGCAGCACAAAACAAAAAGTCATTTCGGGTTTTCTGCACAG AGGGAAGACCGGACAGGACAGGGCTGCGTTTCTCGAATGAAATGGCGAAGCTAAATGTTCCTGTAAAACTCCTAATTGACTCAGCAGTTGCATATTCTATGGATGAAGTTGACATGGTCTTTGTTGGGGCAGACGGCGTGGTTGAAAGTGGAGGAATTATTAACATGATGGGAACTTACCAGATTGCATTGGTAGCGCACAGCATGAATAAACCAGTATATGTTGCTGCTGAAAGTTACAAG TTTGCTCGCCTCTATCCTCTCGACCAAAAAGACATGGCTCCCGCCTTGCGCCCTATTGATTTCGGTGTGCCAGTCCCATCCAAGGTTGAGATCGAAAAGTCTGCCCGAGACTATACCCCACCTCAATATCTTACCCTGCTGTTCACAGACCTAGGTGTTCTTACACCATCTGTG
- the LOC141633481 gene encoding uncharacterized protein LOC141633481 isoform X2 has translation MWGRSASFIYDSQQQKKLDLQQQQYDDVSYSPSPPTSMTEISLPNPNPDLSAYYQTRAAHHAVVTSDWLTQAQAAVSGDTTEPTVDEGVGGGGGGGVGGGRGKEGKSVVDEFNSWRKQPDLAEAVAAIRALASVIRFSDATTMMELEIELKKASDSLKSWDATSISLTAACDLFMRYVTRTSALEYEDFNSARSRLMERAEKFGEISYKARKIIAMLSQDFIFDGCTILVHGFSRVVLDVLKTAAQNKKSFRVFCTEGRPDRTGLRFSNEMAKLNVPVKLLIDSAVAYSMDEVDMVFVGADGVVESGGIINMMGTYQIALVAHSMNKPVYVAAESYKFARLYPLDQKDMAPALRPIDFGVPVPSKVEIEKSARDYTPPQYLTLLFTDLGVLTPSVVSDELIQLYL, from the exons ATGTGGGGAAGATCAGCTTCATTCATCTACGAcagccaacaacaaaaaaaactcgacctccaacaacaacaatacgaCGACGTTTCATACTCTCCGTCTCCTCCTACCTCTATGACAGAAATCTCCCTCCCAAACCCTAACCCTGATTTATCCGCGTATTATCAAACTAGGGCGGCGCACCACGCCGTCGTCACTAGCGATTGGCTCACACAAGCTCAGGCCGCCGTCTCCGGCGATACGACGGAACCGACGGTGGATGAAGGCGTCGGAGGTGGAGGAGGTGGTGGTGTAGGTGGAGGAAGGGGGAAGGAAGGGAAGAGTGTGGTGGATGAGTTTAATAGTTGGAGGAAACAGCCGGATTTAGCGGAGGCGGTTGCAGCGATACGAGCGTTGGCGTCGGTTATTAGGTTTAGTGATGCTACTACTATGATGGAGCTTGAGATTGAGCTCAAGAAAGCTTCTGATTCTCTCAAG TCATGGGATGCAACATCCATATCATTAACCGCTGCTTGTGATCTGTTCATGCGATATGTAACCAGAACATCAGCCTTAGAGTATGAGGATTTCAATTCTGCTAGATCTCGTTTGATGGAGCGTGCTGAGAAGTTTGGGGAGATATCTTACAAG GCACGAAAAATTATAGCAATGCTTAGCCAAGACTTCATATTTGATGGATGCACCATTTTGGTTCATGGTTTCTCTCGAGTTGTTCTAGATGTGTTGAAGACTGCAGCACAAAACAAAAAGTCATTTCGGGTTTTCTGCACAG AGGGAAGACCGGACAGGACAGGGCTGCGTTTCTCGAATGAAATGGCGAAGCTAAATGTTCCTGTAAAACTCCTAATTGACTCAGCAGTTGCATATTCTATGGATGAAGTTGACATGGTCTTTGTTGGGGCAGACGGCGTGGTTGAAAGTGGAGGAATTATTAACATGATGGGAACTTACCAGATTGCATTGGTAGCGCACAGCATGAATAAACCAGTATATGTTGCTGCTGAAAGTTACAAG TTTGCTCGCCTCTATCCTCTCGACCAAAAAGACATGGCTCCCGCCTTGCGCCCTATTGATTTCGGTGTGCCAGTCCCATCCAAGGTTGAGATCGAAAAGTCTGCCCGAGACTATACCCCACCTCAATATCTTACCCTGCTGTTCACAGACCTAGGTGTTCTTACACCATCTGTGGTGAGTGATGAGCTCATCCAGCTTTATTTGTAG